A single Mastomys coucha isolate ucsf_1 chromosome X, UCSF_Mcou_1, whole genome shotgun sequence DNA region contains:
- the Hs6st2 gene encoding heparan-sulfate 6-O-sulfotransferase 2 → MFSSPVWRNFHYITILRDPVSRYLSEWRHVQRGATWKASLHVCDGRPPTSEELPSCYTGDDWSGCPLKEFMDCPYNLANNRQVRMLSDLTLVGCYNLSVMPEKQRNKVLLESAKSNLKHMAFFGLTEFQRKTQYLFEKTFNMNFISPFTQYNTTRASSVEINEEIQKRIEGLNFLDMELYSYAKDLFLQRYQFMRQKEHQDARRKRQEQRKFLKGRFLQTHFQSQSQSQGQSQSQSQGQSQSQSQGQSQSPGQNLSQSPNPNPNQNLTQNLTQNLTQSSNPSLTQRENRGGQKQGSGQEQSDGGTSNGTNDYMGSVETWR, encoded by the coding sequence GAACTTCCATTACATCACCATCCTCAGAGACCCAGTATCACGGTATTTGAGTGAATGGAGGCATGTCCAGAGAGGAGCCACATGGAAAGCATCCCTGCACGTCTGTGATGGAAGACCCCCAACCTCTGAAGAACTTCCCAGCTGCTACACCGGTGACGACTGGTCTGGATGCCCTCTCAAAGAGTTCATGGACTGTCCCTATAATCTGGCCAACAACCGCCAAGTTCGCATGCTATCTGACCTGACTCTCGTGGGCTGCTACAACCTCTCTGTCATGcctgaaaagcaaagaaacaaagtccTTCTGGAAAGTGCCAAATCCAATCTGAAGCACATGGCATTCTTTGGCCTCACTGAGTTTCAGCGCAAGACCCAGTACCTGTTTGAGAAGACCTTCAACATGAACTTTATTTCGCCGTTTACCCAGTATAATACCACTAGGGCCTCTAGTGTTGAGATcaatgaggaaatccaaaagcGTATTGAGGGACTGAATTTTCTGGATATGGAGTTGTACAGCTATGCTAAAGACCTCTTTCTGCAAAGGTATCAGTTCATGAGGCAGAAAGAGCATCAGGATGCCAGGCGGAAGCGTCAGGAGCAACGCAAATTTCTGAAGGGAAGGTTCCTTCAAACCCATTTTCAGAGTCAGAGCCAGAGTCAGGgtcagagccagagccagagtcagggtcagagccagagccagagtcaGGGTCAGAGCCAGAGTCCTGGTCAGAATCTGAGTCAGAGTCCAAATCCCAACCCAAATCAGAACCTGACTCAGAACCTTACTCAGAATCTGactcagagttcaaatcccagtttGACCCAGAGAGAGAATCGGGGAGGTCAGAAGCAGGGCTCAGGTCAGGAGCAGAGTGATGGCGGCACTAGCAATGGCACCAATGACTATATGGGGAGTGTAGAGACATGGCGCTAA